The genomic stretch TGCGACTGAAGACGTCTGTGAATGTGGTTATGTTACGCTTGTGTACTTGAACTTTATGCTGGAGTGAACCTCTTCAAAAGCTTAGACTTTGTTGTCACAGCTTACATGACCTTATATGTGCTGTGATGGGACAGGCTTTTTTATCTATGGTTGGAAAAAGGGAACACGCCTACTGCTGCAAGTTTATCTAACATCTGTGTTTGGACAGGAAACTGCGAAAATCAGcagattcctttttttatgtgtgaaCCTAAGCATATTTAAAGTTCACTTTTGCTTTTGGATGTAtgattttacaaaaataaaaggttgtttttaatATCACTGGTATTGTTACATTCAGAGGTGTTTTTGCAGCGGTCAGGATCTCAGTGTGTGCTGTTATTTCTCTGTTCCAGCAAAGCAGCAACCTTACACAGGCCCACCGGGACTGTACTGCCATTCTGGTTTGAACCGGAtaaaagaaggcttttttttgtgaCCACTTGACCAAGTATCCGCTTTCATCCTTTCCTTTAAATAAGGAGTGCGTTGAACATATAGGGATACATTATGTTTTAGAATAAGAAGCAGATGTGCAGAGATCATGTTATGTGTGTATTATCTTAGATATACAAAAAAGGGTGGGGGTTGTCCACATCTAGCTGCTTAATCTGTAGATATCATTAACTTTGAAACAACttgaagaaaggaaaaaaaaactgctcatgttgctgtttttctgactttaatcaCACATTAACTGTTTGAGGAAGTAGCACAGCTGTGGTCGGATGCACACACTCAAGCATAAAGTATAACATGGAGAGAGTATTTCAGTTATAGACGTGAGTTGGGGCGTGGTCAGCCGCCTGATCCCATTGGGTAACACTTCCAGTTTGCTGACAGAGTTTTTAAGTCAAAGTTCAAGTGGTTGCTACTGACTTGGTTTTTTATGCCCACTCATCTGATAGTTACCTCATTGTGCTTTAAGAAGTCAACTATCCGATTACGCTCATCTAGAAATTAGAAGGGAAACAAACATAATCCCTGTCTGTATTTTTTAGATCTTGAACTATGGTTTGACAAGATTAAACCAGGGGAACAATGGCCAGTGTGAACATGTGCTGTGTCAGGATCTGTGGTCCTTTTAGCTTCTCGCTTGCTCTGCAGtctgtgacctgcggtgtgctGTCTGCACATGCAAGACACCAATGATTTTCCTGATGCACAGCCAGGGGGGGGCGGGCCGCTGGTATCTGCGATGATGTCTTCACTCGTGCCTCAAAGATTTTTACCTTACCTTCTCCTAAGTCCTTAGGAAATGCTGCCTTACGCTGTCACTCTAAAGATAAACAGACTGGAGATACACAAGGGCGATTGGTGCTGTCAAGTCCATAATCTAAACAGCTATTTCAACAGTGAATCGATAGTTAACAAAAACGTAAAAATGTTCTCAGGTATTATAATACTTCTTTATTGTTATGACTGTATATTAAAACTTCCTTTATGTGTTTGAATACTGGTCTGACTAAAAAAGGTATATTGAAGTTGTTACTTTCGGCATTGTGAACTCTCAACTGATtgcctgttttctgtcttttatagATAAACCATCATGATTCCCATCACAGAGCTCCGGTACTTTGCTGACACCCAGCCAGCGTACCGTATCCTGAAGCCATGGTGGGACGTTTTCACGGACTACATCTCCATAGTCATGCTGATGATCGCGGTGTTCGGTGGTACGCTGCAGGTCACGCAGGACAAGATGATCTGCCTGCCTTGCAAGTGGGTAGTCAACAAGTCCTGCGAGAAAATGCCCATGCCAAATGTGAGCATCCCCTACGCACCAGAACCCAAAGGCATCCAGTATGACCTCGACCGCCACCAGTATAACTACGTCGATGCTGTCTGCTATGAGAACAAACTCCACTGGTTTGCCAAATATTTCCCATATCTGGTGCTACTCCACACTCTGATCTTTCTGGCCTGTAGTAACTTCTGGTTCAAGTTCCCCCGCACAAGCTCCAAACTGGAGCACTTTGTCTCCATCCTCCTTAAGTGCTTTGACTCCCCATGGACAACAAGGGCTTTGTCTGAGACCGTGGTGGAGGAGAGCGACCCCAAGCCTCTGGGGAAAATGAACGGTTCTTTAGACAAGAAGGCCTCGTGCGTGAGCGAAGACGTGGAGGCCAGCGTGCCAATGCTCCAACGAACAAAGTCAAGAATTGAACAGGGAATCGTAGATCGCTCTGAAACTGGAGTTCTTGATAAGAAAGAAGGGGAACAAGCCAAGGCTCTTTTTGAGAAGGTGAAGAAGTTCAGGATCCATGTAGAGGAGGGGGACATTGTGTACCGCCTCTACATACGTCAGACCATCATCAAAGTAATCAAGTTTATACTGATAATTAGCTACACAGCCTACTATGTGCACTACATCAGGTTCAGTGTGGTGTGCACGGTAAACATTCAGAAACTAACAGGATACAGCACATTTTATTGCGCTCACCCTTTGGCAACTCTTTTCAAGATATTAGCCTGCTTCTACATCAGCTTGGTGGTAGTTTACGGTCTGATCTGCATGTACACTCTCTGTTGGATGCTCAGCCGCTCCCTCAAACGATACTCCTTCGAATCAATCCGTGAGGAAAGCAGTTATAGTGACATCCCCGACTTGAAGAACGACTTTGCCTTCATGCTGCACATGATCGATCAGTATGACCCTCTTTACTCCAAGCGCTTTGCCGTGTTCCTGTCAGAGGTGAGCGAGAACAAGCTGAGGCAGCTGAACCTGAACAACGAGTGGACGCTGGACAAACTGAGGCAGCGCATCACCAAGAACTcgcaggagaagctggagctgcATCTGTTCATGCTCAGCGGGATCCCGGACACAGTGTTTGATCTGGTTGAGCTGGAAGTGCTCAAGCTGGAGCTTATCCCCGATGTAACCATCCCGCCAATCATCGCCCAGCTCACCAACCTGAGGGAGATGTGGCTCTATCACACGCCCGCCAAAATTGAGGCTCCAGCTCTAGCTTTCCTGAGAGAGAACCTGAAGTCGCTACATATCAAGTTCACAGACATCAAAGAGATCCCACTGTGGATCTACAGCCTGAAGAACCTCACCGAGCTGCACCTTACTGGGAACCTGAGCGCTGAGAACAATCGCTTCATTGTCATCGAAGGTCTACGGGAGCTCAAAAGGCTCAAAGTTCTACGTCTGAAGAGCAACCTGACCAAGCTGCCACAGGTGGTGACAGACGTAGGCGTGCATCTCCAGAAGCTCTCCGTCAATAACGAGGGAACCAAACTGATGGTGCTCAACAGCCTGAAGAAAATGGTCAACCTGACAGAGCTTGAGCTGGTTCGCTGCGATCTCGAACGCATCCCACACTCCATCTTCAGTTTGCACAACCTGCAGGAGATCGACTTGAAAGACAACAATCTGAAGACAATAGAGGAGATCATCAGCTTCCAGCACCTGCACCGCCTCGTGTGTCTGAAGCTGTGGTACAACCAGATCGCCTACATCCCCATTCAGATCGGGACGCTCACAAACATGgagaggctgtatctgaacaGAAACAAGATCGAGAAGATCCCCAGTCAGCTTTTCTTCTGCCGCAAGCTGCGCTTCTTAGACCTGAGTCACAACAATCTCACCAGCATTCACGCTGACGTGGGCTTCCTCCAGAACCTGCAGTACTTCGCAGTCACGGCCAACAGGGTAAGACTCATCATTACATCCTTACATTTGTACAATGTACCAGGGAAACTTTACAGACAGGAAGACCAGAGTCCAGTTTCATAGTCCTCTGGTGCTGTTTATTGTCATGAGAGTGATCAGATAGCTTTAGTTTCTCCAAGGGGAAATCCTTGGTGGATATTTAGGGAGTGAGATGTACAGACGAGATAAGCTGCTCGCGGAAGATAATGTGAGACCAATCCGCAGTACTTTGCGATTAGGGCAAACAGGGTAAGACGCATTGCATCCTTACATTTGCAGAAGTGAAAGTTTAAAGTAAAGCTTGCTGGTTTTTGGTCTCCACCCCTTTAATCTCTCCGATTGATTACCTCAGGTTTTTCACTGCCTAGTCCTACAGATTTCaaagtcaagtcacatttatagtatgattatgtttatttttcaacatttagatgTGAACACTTCCTCCTAACTATTTGGAAATTGCAATCCATCCTCAACCCTTTAGAAAAACGAAAGAGGCTGATTAAGATTCCTACAGGCTTTCCAGAGAAGTAAACAATTACTTTTCAAGTAAATACTTGCAAACCAGCTTTACAAAACATGCCAAGATTACCTTGTATGCAGGGAGGGCTGTGCCACATTCTCCTTTTACGGCTACAGCTTGGCTAACCCATTTGGCTTTGGGTGAAGTAGTCAGTCACTTTGTTCCTTACAAAAggctgtttattttatttgcaatGAGAAATTTCAGTCCTTCATTAAAAAGTGAACAGCATAATGTGTTTTCACTTGTTGGTGCCATTACTGCCTCTTCTACTGCGTTATGTGTGGTTGCACACTGAAAATAGATTCCAGCAGGTTTGTTTGCAGCCAAAAATAGATGCATTAAATGGGACCCTTCTGGTGTTTTTGCCTTAATCCTCTTTACACTGTCAGCATGTTATCAATTGAAATGTGTTGCATAATTGAGAGAATTGGGCTCATCTGTTTAGACAAGATGTCATTTCTGCAAACATCAATCAAAGAGGTTTTCGTTTTGTGAGCAAACATGATAGATGCCATTATTTTTCTGCATCTTTTTCTATTCTCCTGAATTTGTTGAGATTTTCCTAACTCTATACAGTAACTTTTGAGTGCCTTTTATCCTCGTTTTGACTTGCTCCCTGTGCCAAGGTCtgagctgcattatgtttttttaattgggtaacatttgaaaatgaactAGAGCTGAACCATTCTCCAGTCACGACAGTGGAAACAGCTGCTCATTTTCTTAATACCCTTTGCTTACATCTCAGATCCCTGCCTCATTTTAGCAAAGCATATGGATTAAAAATGGAGAACCTCAACCTTTATTTTTACACCGCTCTTTATTCTCCCTCTTATCCTCCCCTCTTCAGATTGAGACTTTGCCCCCGGAGCTGTTCAAGTGCAAGAAGCTGCGAACTCTGAATCTGGGAAACAACTGCCTGCAGACGCTGCCCTCACGCTTTGGGGAGCTCACCGGGTTGACACAGTTGGAGCTGAGAGGGAACCGGTTGGAGTGTCTCCCAGTGGAGCTCGGTGAGTGTCGGCTGCTGAAGAGGAGCGGcctggtggtggaggaggaccTTTTCAACACACTGCCGACAGAAGTCAAAGAGCAGCTCTGGAGGGCTGACAAGGAGCAAGCTTGAGCCTAAACCTCCTTTTCTCGTAAAAAATACGAGAAGTTTTGACTGAAGGAACAAACAAGcaatcatt from Labrus bergylta chromosome 17, fLabBer1.1, whole genome shotgun sequence encodes the following:
- the lrrc8aa gene encoding leucine rich repeat containing 8 VRAC subunit Aa, which translates into the protein MIPITELRYFADTQPAYRILKPWWDVFTDYISIVMLMIAVFGGTLQVTQDKMICLPCKWVVNKSCEKMPMPNVSIPYAPEPKGIQYDLDRHQYNYVDAVCYENKLHWFAKYFPYLVLLHTLIFLACSNFWFKFPRTSSKLEHFVSILLKCFDSPWTTRALSETVVEESDPKPLGKMNGSLDKKASCVSEDVEASVPMLQRTKSRIEQGIVDRSETGVLDKKEGEQAKALFEKVKKFRIHVEEGDIVYRLYIRQTIIKVIKFILIISYTAYYVHYIRFSVVCTVNIQKLTGYSTFYCAHPLATLFKILACFYISLVVVYGLICMYTLCWMLSRSLKRYSFESIREESSYSDIPDLKNDFAFMLHMIDQYDPLYSKRFAVFLSEVSENKLRQLNLNNEWTLDKLRQRITKNSQEKLELHLFMLSGIPDTVFDLVELEVLKLELIPDVTIPPIIAQLTNLREMWLYHTPAKIEAPALAFLRENLKSLHIKFTDIKEIPLWIYSLKNLTELHLTGNLSAENNRFIVIEGLRELKRLKVLRLKSNLTKLPQVVTDVGVHLQKLSVNNEGTKLMVLNSLKKMVNLTELELVRCDLERIPHSIFSLHNLQEIDLKDNNLKTIEEIISFQHLHRLVCLKLWYNQIAYIPIQIGTLTNMERLYLNRNKIEKIPSQLFFCRKLRFLDLSHNNLTSIHADVGFLQNLQYFAVTANRIETLPPELFKCKKLRTLNLGNNCLQTLPSRFGELTGLTQLELRGNRLECLPVELGECRLLKRSGLVVEEDLFNTLPTEVKEQLWRADKEQA